The stretch of DNA CGCGGCGATCGTCGTGCTGCTGGCGGTCGTCTCGGCCACGGGCTGCGTGCGTCGCCGGCTGACGGTCCGCAGCAACCCGCCGGGCGCCGTGGTCCACGTCGATAACCAGCGGATCGGCACGACGCCGTGCTCGGTCGACTATGTCTACTACGGCACGCGCGAAGTCCGCATGTCGTTGCCGGGCTACGAGACGCTGACCGTCAATCAGCCGCTCCCCGCGCCGTGGTACCAGTGGCCAGGCATCGACTTCATCAGCGAGAACCTCGTGCCGGCGCGGATCGAGGACGCTCGCACCGTGAGTTTCAACCTCCAGCCCGCGCGGATTGAACCGGCCGAGCAGATCATCGCCCGCGGCGAGGACCTGCGGCGGCAAGTGACGCCCGTCGGCGCCGCGCCGGTGACGCCGGCCTCTGCGGTGGACCCCTTCGGCGGCTTCACGCCGCAGACGCCGAGCGATCCACCTCCTCCCCTTCGCTCAGAACCGCCGGCGTTATCGCCGACGACAACCTCGCCGAACTCGTTCCGGTATTGAAGGGAGGCGCCGCGACGCGAAGGATTGCATTACTTCAAGCCGGGCCCTTTATTCAGCGCCCCACCGACGAGGCGGCCGGGCTCGCGGGCGATCTTGTCGGTAAACACCCGGGCGTCGTCGAGGATCGGCCGCACTTGCTTGAGACGTTC from Botrimarina mediterranea encodes:
- a CDS encoding PEGA domain-containing protein encodes the protein MLAIRIHRRSSLAAIVVLLAVVSATGCVRRRLTVRSNPPGAVVHVDNQRIGTTPCSVDYVYYGTREVRMSLPGYETLTVNQPLPAPWYQWPGIDFISENLVPARIEDARTVSFNLQPARIEPAEQIIARGEDLRRQVTPVGAAPVTPASAVDPFGGFTPQTPSDPPPPLRSEPPALSPTTTSPNSFRY